The nucleotide window attcCTCAAGTTAATTGCATCCCATTGTACCTTACAACTTTCTCATTTTTTTACAAGTTCTTTAGTACCTAACCCAATCATGGCATTAAATCAACAAACTTTCATCACTGAGAATGTCATTAAGTCTGTTTGAAACAATGAAGTGAATTTGCACAATAAGGAGTTAAAgcgggggaaaaaaatatatatatcagaacTATGGTATTTGgtttgtattaaaacaaaaacccCCAATATCGAAATAAAATACACAATATTATTGTTGCATTTATCTGACATGATTGGGTTACAGATGCGTGGTTTGCAAATATCATCGCATCCAACGAGACATTTTAAATGAGAACATTGTACGATGTTTGTGAATGGGAAACTAAAGATGACAGTGTTTCAAAAGTGTATGATCTTCAGTATCGTTTCTGAAGAAGAGGCAACTAACTGCTGGAACTTCTTTCAAATGCTTTAAGCACCTGTGAAATGTACTGACACCTTAAATGAACAATAAGAGTATATGCCGTTTGACAGTTTGTTACTCGACTTGTCAAATGTGACAAGATAGGTTCTTAGAAAAAAGTCCCAAAATTCGACATCCCAACTCTTAGTTGCAACTCAGAACCACCAGGGCAAATTCTGAAATGGCAAGCAGAACAAGTTTTAATGTGTCAAGATGTTTGGTTATGCTTTCATATACAGCAGTGAAGTGATAATCTCAGGGCAAAAGAAGATGACATATTTTATACACATACAGGGCCTTTGCTGTGAGCGAATTGTAAATTTCTAAGAAATGATAAAATCTGGTGAAGTGACTCGATTTGTCTGCAAACCACAAAAGGTCTTGTGGCAGTTGCTTCTGTTCCAGTATTGTAAAAGACAGCGGTTAAAGAAGGACCAATTGCTACTGAAGTAgcaatgcaaaaagcagattgtTAAAAAATCTACAGTTCTCAATGACCTTCATGTAATAGTCTCTGTAACAACTATTCGTTAAGACTTTTATTACCTGTCCAGAACATGAATGTTcaaaaacattaattattaGCAAACTTTCTGGCTAATAAGATTGCCATATTTCTATGATAAGAGCTTGAGAATGGCAGCACTGTTGACTGCTGGTCCAGCTTGCAAACCACAAGAAATATCTGCAAGAAAGACTTACttttaaatacatatacatcACTTTTAATATGCACTTTAATATGCGCTCCAGTTGTGACTGCCAACTGCAAAGTAGGACGAATTAAATATGGTTTTGATCTCTCGAATAACACCGAGAGGCTTCTAGAGATTAATTTTGTGACCACAGTCACCCTTTTATCAAAGGTTGTGAAAATGGTTTCACTCCTTGTGAATTGATGCCGCAATTCACAAACTTATGCAAcattcagatatatatatctcaaaatTAGCCGGAGACATAAGACTGGGTGAACTGTACTGCAGTAGTCTTCCCTTACAATTTAAGTAACtctgttttcagtttttttgtGCAAAACAGATTCCTGATATGGATAAATAACTGACAGCCTGCACATTGACAGCCTGCACTTTGAAACAGGCTTACATGAGATTACAATGCCTTACAGGCCTCTTGCCCTCTTGATGTTTCTTCCCCAAAAATGAATGGCATTGTATAATCGTTTAACTCTAGCCCCTTTTCTCTTGaagaaatcatttgaaaatatcgtATTAAATAAGAAGGGTCAACAATACAAGTTGAACTCCTACCAGAAATGTTTAACTTTTCTAACTTAGATGctccacataaaaaaaaaatactcctCGTATTGTCACTGTATTTGTTAAATGCACAATATTACAATAGATAACAACATATTGATGATtgctaaatattttcatttaagCTTTGTGAGGAGCCAAAAATACCcttttgaaaataagaaaatgtaaTGCTCTATGAGGCTTGAATAAAGTAAGTTACATCAAGATGTCAATTGGTCTGTCGCTACTAATTGAACATTTTAGAGACGCTCTTTACGGTTAGAAAATGCCTCTCCCAAAAATTGTCTTTTGGTAAAAGTACATCGTGTTCCTTAATTTTGCAAATTATGGATAACTTGCAGCGGTCATCGACACCTATAGTCAGACAATTTCCATTTCCTGAAGGAATCAAGAATTCAATATCCCTTCCAGAAATGGTCATATCACGGTAGAATCCACTAAAAATATTGTCCTTTCCTCAGCATCCTCTGGTTGAAGCtagttgaaaatgaatattcaatggaTGAAGTCCTGTTAGTCATGGTTATGCATAGGATAGGAGCAAACCAACGCTTCACCAATTTGCAACCTACATCAATTACGGTCCAGCGGTAAGTATCTGTTATCAAGGGACAGTCCTGGCCCCCTAGCGGTGCTACCATCTGATTTGGGTCCACCTCTTGTAACAGTCTCGAATGTTCTATCTTCTTTCTTGTCGCTGGAGAAAAGAAGATCAGACTTTCTTGCAAAAATCGGAAATAACTCGTTTAAGTTTATTTTGCAAGACAGTTAGCTAGTAAGTACACTTAATACCACTTATGGTTAAAATGTAGGGCTAGGACTAGATCATAGATGTATCTGGATACTGGTTTCAAACTTACAAATTGTCTACTTTCTAAACAACCAGAGTGCCAAGAGGCTTTGTGCTTCCTTGCCAACAAATTTTCACTACACCACTGAACTGATGTACAGCAGGTGAATTAACTTTAAAAATCTCTTAAAGAAGTCAGTCAGAACCCACAGATCAGAGAGTTTCAGCTCCCTCGTTCGTTACAGACATATATGTAATACTCATTTCAGGGCAACAACATTGCACATCACTGACATGGATTGTgcaatattgatttttttctgccaaaatgtttcaatatccaaaCAACAGAAAATGTCTTCCTGTATTGAATACAGATATAAAGATACTCTATCAACCCGTGGAACTATCAAACTAATCTATCAAACTAATGTAATATTCCTGTTACCAAAACCTTTAACAATTGGTTTTAATGATTGAAAGCTACGAAAACCAACGAGTATATCCCAACGAATTAGGTCATGTTTGAGGCCTCTTGAGATAAGCAGTTGACCCTCGTTCAAGCAGAGTGTGACAAGGGCTGGTATGTTAAagcccccaccctccccccttcccccaacctAACTGTATCAACTCTCTGACACATACAGTTGTTTGAAATTCAGCCAAGCTATGCAGTACAAGTTATCACATTTACAAGCCAGTGTCACCTACcagatacacacacatacatattcTCTCATTAAAATAATAGTTGCATTTGTCAGTGAATCAAATAGTTATACAGGAAACTTTTCTGGGAAAATGTGGCATGGAAAACAGAATATTTTTTGTCTCACGTGTATTTGAGTATATCTGCACTAGCAGCTAAGCTTGGAAATTCTTGCTCGCAGTTTATTTCTGGGGCTTTCTTCTTGCCTCGTAGTATCCTTGCCCTTTGACTGGAACTCTGTGTAGGCGCAGAAGAGGAGGCACTTCGTCGGCTTGGAGGAACATAAACTCCGCCTTTGATATGTACAGGCTCATCCTTGGATTCAGCTACAGTGGTTTCAGGTTGAGCGCCTACAGTGAGAACGAGATGGAAAGAAAGTTTGACAGCTGAATCTCATATTACAAGTAACATTTAACTTTGGACTCAAATCTTGATTCTTTGCAGATAAACTGATGTGCATCCTTCCAGAGTATGTAAGTTAAGGGAAGCAAGAGAGTAAAGGAAAGAATGATCACACACTGTTTAATCTACTTTACAGcactatacagtacattaggTTATGTAGTCTGAAATTTGTATTCCTTCAGCAGAAGCCAAAATGTCAGGATTTTGTACGACTTATTTTGGTAATTCTGGTAATCTGCCTGTGAAGAAGTCTAGCTAGGATCAACATACCAGGCCCTTTACCTGTAATAAAATCACAATATTATGGCCAGGTTTAGCAATGAACAACTGACCTGTAACTATCTTACACATATTGCCAACATAGATACAGGAAAACGACCAGCTACATTACTAATATTAACTTCTGTTAACAACCAGAATTTACTCCCTGTGGAGATCAGGTTACTTAAACCTTTTTGATTCTTTTGATGTTGCAATAAAATTACTGATGATGGATAAGCTATACAGTCAGCAGGAAATGTGAATCAAGGCTTGAACAACTGTAAGAAACTGTAACAGTGAAAATTTCCACTACTTGGTCAGGTGTTCATGctttcatataaaatattttggtaCTCAAGTTGATTACTATCAACACAAACCTTAGTCAGAGGCTAACAATAAGCTTCATTTGTTAGGTAGGCAGCATCCGAACGTGATGATCAGTGTATGTCTTATTGGACTCACAGTGAACATCAGCAAAGGAACTTAAAAGGTTAGATCATCACTTCAAAATTATGCTGGTGGAAGTTAGTGTGGTTTGCAGTTCAAAGTGGGCTGGATATCAGATGGGTTGGACCTAGCGGCATAATCATCTTAAACAAcgttcttttcatattttgttttagcTAACCTGTTCCGTCAGGATCTGTGGCAGTCTTCCATGGCCCTGAGGCCGCTTGTGTCTTGGACTTGATTAGTTCTCCAAACTCGTCAAACTCCTCCTCTTCACCATCTTCACTTTCAGCCTTCATAGCTTCCTCACTGAGAAGAAGAGGATATGATGTCGACAAAGACttaaatttcaatcattttACCGGGCAAAGAAATTGAAGTTAGCCTAAAATGTTTTACTTACAAAGATTGATAGAGTATAAAGAGCATTTCTCTGTTTGTGCAACAACCCATAGTTTCATGCATGTAATATACCAAGTGTCTTTTTTAACTTACCTAACTTGTAATGATTGGATTTTGAGGTCGCTGTAATCAACTTCCTTGTTGTCCTCCTCCTTCCACTCTTCAGTTGGCTACAAAAAAGTCCccaaacaaaagaataaaataaacaattaaaacaatcaGAACCATTCACTGTCTATTAACATTCTGTTGGTAATACAAAATACGAAGGAGGGATGCACAAAGAGCCTTGTGGAGGAATAAGGGTTTGTGATTCAGCAAGTTTTGTCAACCTGGTGGACAAACAGAAATTAATTATTCATTAGTCTTTATAATATTCTGGTACAGGTTTCACTTCACATTGTTCAATAGCCCCTTTGCTTCTCACATGGTCCAATCGGTGGTCAGATATAAATTCCATCCTTTCAAACTTTCCATTTACATACAGGCATATCCTGATTTGTTGGTCCTTTGTTTGGATAGTTTGTTAGACAAAAGTCTTGTAATGCATCACATCATCACAATTTGATTACAACAAAGAAACGATTGTCTAGAATATGATTCAAGCACCAAATAGTGGATCATGAGACATGAAATGTGGAATTATTACATTGTCAGTAAGAGAAAAGGTCCTAGTAGTCTGGTACATTTAGAGGTTATGTTGgttaaaaatgtatatttttgtacCGCTCCATCAATTGAGAAAGGAATTGAAATTCCTAAATCCCATAGttgatgtttttatttcacctcatttcaattttttctttctgtggTTGAGCAAGCTCACATTGATGGAATCGTGCTGGGGTaaaattgttattataaatGTGCCTACATGCCATGGTGTCTAGTCACTACCTGTATGCTTACAAGTTTGACTTATTCAAATTATGTGTCACCCACTCAGAAGGGAACTCTCAGTAGCCTAGTCAATTTTTTAGACATTAGAACAAGGCTAGGCTCTCAGTCTCACTTTCTCTAACATTTTCACTTGCCTAGAATTTGACAGACATAGGCCTAGTCAAGATATAGAAATATTGGTCATAGCTGGCATgttatgaaaataatcaatgTAATATTGTTATGGGGCTCATCGCTTGAACGTACCTAGCAGATATATTGGCAGCAAATGCCTAACCTTTGCCCTAACGTAACATTCAACCTACACATGATATATACTTTAGCCTAGGCTAGCTTATTGTTAGGCAAGGATGTACcgttaggcctaagttaggctaggccacACACAGCCTGACCTCTACTAATACAATTGGACCGTGTTGTAAGAATAATTCCTTCGTACATTTTCAATAACGACACCTGAAGCAGGTGTAACTTCCAATCCTTTTTCATCGTTCTTCTTGTCCTTATCTAGTTTCTTCTGAGTCTTCCGGGGTTCTTCACCAGATGTCAAATTCTTCGCTATTTCGTCCGTGGTGGTGAACTTAGCTTTGTTCTTTTTGCCTTTTTTACCTTTGTCCTTCttggcaaagaaatcgtcgAGGGATTTTTCACtcattttggtgtttttttttttctcaacaaGTTCTTATATTTCGAGTTTCTTCCCAGAGCAATGAAAAACTAATGAAAATATGGGAGGAAATTGTTAACTCATTGATCCTTTCTCCAGTATCCATACCGCGGCGCGACATGTACAGATGAAGCAATCGTAAATTTCGCTATAGTCCCAACATGTATTGACGCATAGCGCTGTGTGCAGCTATCATTACATAGTACACACGCACATGACACAGCATGGCAGAATGTCAAAGGTTACAAGCGCAAAATTTAAACTATACAGTACGGTACGGCCGGATGCTTATCAAACATCATTGCCTGTCGTAAACTTCCAGACAAAACATCGCCTGTTAGCGTACATTTCGAGATAAATATTTCAAGTCTTAATTGTcaagtatgtttttttttttaaacaaatgtgTTGTTAACTGGTTAAACACATACACGGACACAAATGGATAGTTCCAACTTCGATCCCAGTCATCGTCGAGTTCATTGACGTACATATGGGGTGGggagagttggggggggggggagttgacaGATCGAAATTGGGTCGAATTCAACGTGGTCTTAGACCCATGAACGTAagtaataataaatcaaatatgaaGACGAACAAGGAGGAAAAACGTTCTCACTGTTTTCTCAGGCTTATACATCGATTTACACTTCCCggatttgtatgtatatatatgtattttagatcctcctgcaagcaggaactcgcgattTGACGTATGCTAAAAAAAAGTCTAAAATTTCCGGTGTGCTCACTTCACCATCTGTATCCCCCGGTCACGGCGGTCAGTAAAAGTGTGCAGTTGTAATAATGAAACAAACAGCGGCCCGCTTTTGTTGGTGACTTTTGGAAATGTTGCTCGGCCAGTCACTGAAGTCGGTCTCAAAATGCTATTCGATCTCGAAATCACCCTACATTCCCTTGAAAAATAACGAATATATACTCCCCTTATCGAATTATCTATATTACCCATGTCAACCCATGTCCTAGTACAAACTTTCATACTATCAAACGGAccaacggtttgcctgagaaagttgtacttgcaagtagtgtgaatgggatTTGGACAAGCACgtactttaagcattgtaatcgggtctcacggtgtttgtgtcttcaggcgcgtatccaagggggggggggcaagggggcagccgccccccttgagcataacGTAACTGTAACGACttacccgaaaaatataaccaaattttttagCGCGCTCTGCGCGCATTCagcatgttaatgtgcatatcatataggcatttatcggttacatcgcatgcaaataacatacaatcatttgccgtgttattaccattccatattggttataattattgggaaatcgttacaacaatatatgatgataataatatcagtttaaccattgaaaaacacattgcaaattattcttctttcagtaggtgcccgaaaaattctcagatTGTTGCACGAATTTTCACCAACAAACttcaaaaacacattgcaaattattcttctttcagtaggtgcccgaaaagttGTCAGattattgcccgaattttcacaaaacaatTTGGTTGGGGTgctgtagcccccccccccggcccccagcccagcccccgcctcctacgcctatgcatgtCACTACAGTGCTTTAAAACTCTGTCGAGGACAAATGATGTTAAATGCATATAGGGGTAACTGTTCGCAGGAAGCTTGATTGAGTTATTAAAAAATATCAGTAAAATGGATTAATATTCACATTTCGTGAGGACCCAATGTCATCATTCCATGAATTTCGCATAACGGAATGGCTATACAGGCATTATACTAGCActgaaatgtttcttttatagtGGACTATATAACATATCAAAGGATGTAAGTTCTGTTTTAAATCATTATTAAATgtaacaatattttgtttaaagataCAAAATCCATTTAAATATGTTGTTGTAGACCtttcaaaaacaaacatgaaaatttAAACATCGGCCTAGGATCTTCAATCTAATTTGTTGATATTCTGTGAATGTATCCGGCAACAATAGAGTGAATGATTTCATGATGCAAATTGTGCTGTTTTATCCCCTATGCTTTATAATATTTAGgacatttatccacagaggatTTTGCTTTGACAAATAGTTGTGTTCCGATGACATTCGACCAAATGCGTTAATTTAAAAGATAGCAAGCGCAATTATAATAATAGAAAATTACAGGAAAGTGTGAAGATCGTTTACCTTGATAATATATCTGTAGAGTAAAGGACAGGCTCAAAGAACTTTCGACAAAGAACTTTGATCCCcgtaaaaaaatgtttaagcAACATCAATTCAGGACCAAACGAAGCCTATTTACATACTGAGACGTGCACGTCAATCATTCGAAATGTTAGAACAGGATTTTCCGTGTGTCATCTGGCAATTCTCCTTCAGCGCACATACATTCATCTATGTCGCAGTTCCGAAACAACATCTAGTGCAGTGATTGTTGGAACATTTTTACGTTCGATATTACTGCTCATCTGAAAACGCAATCTCTAGAAAATAACGTTTTAAAGGACATCTCTATCCTTCATTAGATACAAGACAGTTCAAGCGACAACAAAATGATTTTTCATACCGTAGTAAACTGTTGTCATGGAGAGTGAGCATTAGTTCTACTGTAGGAGTACCAGTCTGGACTGATATCGTCGCAGTGTGCGTAACACTGGGCACTGACTTTTCAAAATGTCCAGCAGGTAAGCCATACTCCATActatgaaaacatattttgaaataaaagtttGTGTTAGCACCACTCGTCAGCTGCCAATTAGCTGACGAAGGTAGGCAAAGCCTACGCGTAATGTGAAGTTGATTGGATAGGCTGGGACAcaaatagcctaggcctagcagACTATTGATCTCCTGTTGGCCTGCTGTAGCAGTTTTGCGAAAGCACATTTGTGCCAAAGTACAGTGTTGCAAGATTTGGGATGTTAAAATGTAaagaagtgaatggattttgtcataatttaatcacgagtaaaatataacaaataaaatacgAAATACAATGAGCTTTCTTGCAATTTCATTCCTACCAGATTGTTTCAAGATTAGATTTTAGATGATGtaaatttgcaaacattagGTTGCATCTTTACATTTGTGAAACAGTTTTAAAAGTTTGAATGTTCTTATTGAAACTGGCTGGCTTCCTGTTTCTGATGCTacttataaataatatttcaacaGCATTGTTAAAAATTGCAGGATTCTGGGTTTGGAACTCAACAATTTAGCCAGGGCtttgatttgaaatgtttgGTTAAAAACCCCTTAGGCCTAGCAGTGATCAATCTTTATATGACTTCACTTATAAAAGTAGGTGAATCGATAAACGCAATCGAAATCGATCGAAACGCAAGTTGTCTTTTTATGAGACACAAAGTTGTTTGGGGACTTTTGTTGTTAGAACTGAATCACAGACCCATCTCCCTGGGATCTGTTGTTAGAGAAAAGGTAAAGCCCTTCCTTCaatttaattgaattatttATGATACTATTCTTAGGGAATACAGTAGAAAATCTGACAGTCCTGTGATCTCCAAACAGTTCTTTGTGCCTTTGTTCatgaaattttctttaaaagcCCTGTATGTGAACACAGGAAAATTGTCAAATAAGCTcagaatattttgacattttttgacAGATTTGCTATGAACCATTTACTCACAAATTTACAGTGTTTTTGTAGAACCTGTTCCCAGGCTACTGTAGGCTGTCTTCTGTGCTTGAAACTAGCTTTTGGCTTGACACACTGTCTTCATAGTTCAAATGTAATGAGTTGCATTCTGAGTTAGTATAAATAATAACTGCGGTAAAACTACTAGGATATTATTTACTATGTAGTTTAAATACTAAACTATTAAACTTCAACCCAGGTAGATAGAACATTCTGGAAGTCTTGGCTTAGACTCCTGTGCAAAGTTAAACTTAGTTTTTGTGAAATTTGGACTATAAAAAGAAGCATCTAAATAGTACTGGCCAAAATTAAGTGAAGAGCATTTTGCCCAGCTAATGTCTTCTTGTAAAAATTTGTCACATCAAAGGTACAGCTTCATGCATTGGAACACCAATCATTCTGACCAGTTCAATTGAAAGATCTGATAAAGTTAAAATAAAGAATCTCAAATTTATAActgccatattttttttttcatttcaaagttaTCATTTTGTAAGCAAtggtttcctttttctttttcagacCGAATTCAAGAAACAAGGGTGGAACACATGTAAGAAATACATTTTTCCTGATCAGTCTGTACTATGTAATAATCATGGTTTAGTTAaatgtttatactgtatgttatcTTTGCATGCTTCCAAGTTTCCCATTATGTTCATCTTTATACATTTCTATTTTCCTGTAAATATTTTGAGTTATTTTAATAGAGATTCTTTCTGCTCGCGCAGATACCCTTAGAATGGTCTTCATCAGAACAGATATAATGTTAGGCCCGAACCTCAATTCATGTTACAATTTATGTTCTGAAACTAGTTGTCACATTGCTAGTACTGACTAAATACTACTGTAGTATTACCCGTAAATACTAGTTGTTGCAGTGGTGATGTGTTTGGTTGAAGTGCAGAAGTAAATTACATGACAGAGAGCATGATCCCTACAGGTACCAATTAACAAACGCAACACAAGCTCAAGGTCGCAAATAATACAAATACATTGCAAACAACAAAATAGTGTACCATTTTAAATACATCGAATGTCTTAGTCATTCCAATCGTATACTCCAAAAATACATATTGCAATCACATTTAATCTCAAACTCCTAGATTAAATCGTAGCAAGTTAAACATGTCATTTCACATTCAATTATATTTCTCATTACAAAATTACTTGCATCAAACacataacaaaatacaacattGTCCTTCGTGATGATACTGACAACCCTTAAGAGCCTTCTTGAAACTGTCTTCCTACCAGTAAAATTAGTTTATACACCAGATGTTCTAAAACAGTTACTGAACTCTAACGCCTTAGATCAATGTCCTTCATAGCATTAGAGTGCTCTTCTAGGGGCAACAAACTCATGACTATCCTAGAATTTGAACAAAATATGTGTAGCCTAATTCTAACACTTTGAGAGAGTGCTTTAGCCTTACGTATCAAATCAATTACCTCATCCTCCGAAGGCAAGGACTTAAGCCCTTCGTCTACGTAAAGTGACAGTAGATAAAATTAGTTACCTCCGATCCAATTTCATTCTTGTGATCAGTGGCAGCTTGTTTTAATCCAAAGTTAGCACAGCCTGGTGAGGAAGTGGTACCAAAAAGATGAACGTTCATATGGAATTCTGTGGGATTTTACTCTAGTTCACCTTTATCCCACCACAAATATCTTAAGAAATCTCTTTGTTGGGGGTTCACCTTGAACTTGTGAAACATTGCTTCCATATCACACATAAAGGCAATTGGTTCATGTCTGAAACGGCATAGAACTCCAATTTAGGTGCATTGGTAACATTGGGGCCCTGTAGTAAATGATCATTAAGAGACAGCCCCTTGTAGTAAGCACTGCAGTAAAAACAACCGTAAGCCTATCAGGCTTTTTAGGATGGGATACCCTGTGATGTGGGATGTACAGTACTCTCGAATGGTATAAATCCAACATGTTTCTTCCTTTGCAACTACTGTATCATTACTTGCTTGCCATCGCTGTCTATATTTGGGACTGTCACTACTGGAATTTGGTGTCGTCCATAATACTCTGGAAACCCCTAAAATTTGTCCAAGGTCTGTCTCATCTTGTCATCCACCTCCCATATTTCTCcaaatatattctgtaagagAGTTAAAGACAAAATGTTCAGTCAATGAAATCTGCGTTGACTTGTTCCTTGGACTATCATTTCTGGTTAATTCACTTAACGTGTATGCTATGCTATGCATATTATAATACCATTCTTTACACATTGTGATAGAGTACTTGAGAAACTGGTATCCCAAATCTTGAtagaatttttttcaattaagtAACGAATCAAACCAGATTTATAGCAGAAT belongs to Apostichopus japonicus isolate 1M-3 chromosome 4, ASM3797524v1, whole genome shotgun sequence and includes:
- the LOC139966901 gene encoding protein CDV3 homolog A-like, giving the protein MSEKSLDDFFAKKDKGKKGKKNKAKFTTTDEIAKNLTSGEEPRKTQKKLDKDKKNDEKGLEVTPASGVVIENPTEEWKEEDNKEVDYSDLKIQSLQVSEEAMKAESEDGEEEEFDEFGELIKSKTQAASGPWKTATDPDGTGAQPETTVAESKDEPVHIKGGVYVPPSRRSASSSAPTQSSSQRARILRGKKKAPEINCEQEFPSLAASADILKYTDKKEDRTFETVTRGGPKSDGSTARGPGLSLDNRYLPLDRN